A part of Myxococcota bacterium genomic DNA contains:
- the epmA gene encoding EF-P lysine aminoacylase EpmA, translating into MSSDRWWHPDGFALRRAKLEARARIASAVRAHFAAEGFLEVETPALQVSPGLEPHLFAFETRLRDPHGGAPGTRYLRTSPEFTLKKLLAAGLPRIFELAHSFRNSERSSTHSPEFTMLEWYRAGATYEALQRDCVALLRVVAEAAGTETLRWRGAECDPRAAAERLSVADAFAKHAGVSMEELRRGGREGFEERFFRVFLESVEPRLGIGRATLLLDWPIELAALARAKPGDSSLAERVELFVCGLELANGWSELTDPVEQRRRFEREQAEKARLYGERYPIDEDFLAALAHGLPECAGMALGFDRLVMCATGAERIDDVLFAPVDWETEGT; encoded by the coding sequence ATGAGCTCCGATCGCTGGTGGCACCCTGATGGCTTTGCTTTGCGGCGCGCGAAGCTCGAGGCGCGGGCGCGGATCGCTTCGGCGGTCCGCGCTCATTTTGCGGCCGAGGGGTTCCTCGAGGTGGAGACTCCGGCGCTGCAGGTCTCTCCGGGGCTCGAGCCGCATCTGTTCGCGTTCGAGACCCGGCTGCGCGATCCGCATGGCGGGGCGCCGGGCACGCGCTACCTGCGCACGTCGCCCGAGTTCACGCTGAAGAAGCTGCTGGCGGCGGGGCTGCCGCGCATCTTCGAGCTGGCGCACTCGTTCCGGAACTCGGAGCGGTCGTCGACTCACTCGCCCGAGTTCACGATGCTCGAGTGGTACCGCGCGGGCGCGACTTACGAGGCGCTGCAGCGCGACTGCGTGGCGCTGCTGCGCGTGGTGGCCGAGGCCGCCGGGACGGAGACCCTGCGCTGGCGCGGCGCCGAGTGTGACCCGCGGGCTGCGGCGGAGCGGCTGAGCGTCGCCGACGCGTTCGCCAAGCACGCGGGGGTCTCGATGGAGGAGCTGCGGCGGGGGGGGCGCGAGGGCTTCGAGGAGCGCTTCTTCCGCGTGTTCCTCGAGTCGGTGGAGCCGCGGCTGGGCATCGGTCGGGCGACCCTCTTGCTCGACTGGCCGATCGAGCTGGCGGCGCTCGCGCGCGCGAAGCCGGGTGACTCGTCGCTGGCGGAGCGGGTGGAGCTGTTCGTGTGCGGGCTCGAGCTCGCGAACGGCTGGAGCGAGCTCACCGACCCGGTCGAGCAGCGGCGGCGGTTCGAGCGGGAGCAGGCCGAGAAGGCGCGGCTCTACGGGGAACGCTATCCCATCGACGAGGACTTCCTCGCGGCGCTCGCGCACGGCCTGCCCGAGTGCGCGGGGATGGCGCTGGGCTTCGACCGGCTGGTGATGTGCGCGACCGGGGCCGAGCGCATCGACGACGTGCTGTTCGCGCCGGTGGACTGGGAGACGGAAGGAACATGA